Proteins from one Gallus gallus isolate bGalGal1 chromosome 15, bGalGal1.mat.broiler.GRCg7b, whole genome shotgun sequence genomic window:
- the GIT2 gene encoding ARF GTPase-activating protein GIT2 (The RefSeq protein has 1 frameshift compared to this genomic sequence): MSKRLRSSEVCADCSAQDPCWASINRGILICDECCSVHRSLGRHISQVRHLKHTPWPPTLLQMVETLYNNGANSIWEHSLLDPASVMSGRRKANPQDKVHPNKAEFIRAKYQMLAFVHRLPCREDDSVTAKDLSKQLHSSVRTGNLETCLRLLSLGAQANFFHPEKGNTPLHVAAKAGQTLQAELLAVYGADPGTQDSNGKTPVDYARQGGHHELAERLIEIQYELTDRLAFYLCGRKPDHKNGQHFVIPQMADSSLDLSELAKAAKKKLQSLSNHLFEELAMDVYDEVDRRETDAVWLATQNHSTLVTETTVVPFLPVNPEYSSTRNQGRQKLARFNAHEFATLVIDILSDAKRRQQGNPLSGSKENVELILKSISNQHSSESQDNDQPDYDSVASDEDTDLETNAAKSTRQKSLDSDLSDGPVTAQEYMQVKNALVASEVKIQQLMKVNINLSDELRIMQKKLQTLQSENTNLRRQATTNIYQVQTGSEYTDPTNNSSLKRRPSARGSRPMSMYETGSGQKPYLPMGEVTYPEESITRLQPFPPHIGRSAFVTSSSSLPSFPSTLSWSRDESTRRASKLEKQSSVPESDYDNTTASLELEETGSGRKGRQRSVIWQGEGSIPEDTDTAPSSSLPSTEDVIRKTEQITKNIQELLRAAQENKHDSYIPCSERIHVAVTEMAALFPKKPKSELVRTSLRLLTSSAYRLQSECKKTLPVETCPTTDIQLVTQQVIQCAYDIAKAAKQLVTITTKENNN; encoded by the exons ATGTCGAAGCGTCTGAGGAGCAGCGAGGTGTGCGCAGACTGCAGCGCGCAGG ATCCTTGTTGGGCATCTATAAACAGGGGAATTCTGATTTGTGATGAGTGCTGTAGCGTTCACCGGAGTTTAGGGCGTCATATCTCTCAAGTGAGACATCTCAAGCACACACCATGGCCTCCAACACTGCTGCAG ATGGTTGAAACACTGTATAATAATGGTGCTAACTCCATATGGGAACATTCGTTGCTGGACCCTGCTTCTGTTATGAGTGGAAGGCGCAAAGCTAACCCTCAGGATAAAGTGCA TCCCAATAAAGCTGAATTCATTAGAGCTAAATATCAAATGTTAGCATTTGTTCATCGCTTGCCATGCCGTGAGGATGACAGTGTAACTGCCAAAGATCTCAGTAAG CAACTCCATTCCAGCGTGAGGACGGGGAATCTGGAGACGTGTTTGCGATTGCTCTCCTTAGGAGCCCAAGCCAACTTCTTTCATCCT GAGAAAGGAAACACCCCGCTCCACGTTGCTGCTAAGGCAGGACAGACTTTGCAAGCAGAGTTATTAGCAGTGTATGGTGCTGATCCTGGCACACAAGATTCCAATGGAAAAACTCCAGTTGACTATGCAAG ACAAGGTGGGCACCATGAACTGGCAGAGCGCCTGATAGAAATTCAGTATGAACTCACTGACAGGTTAGCTTTCTATCTCTGTGGCAGGAAACCAG ATCATAAAAATGGACAGCACTTTGTTATACCTCAGATGGCGGATAG cagTCTAGATTTATCAGAACTTGCAAAAGCAGCTAAGAAGAAGCTTCAGTCT CTAAGCAACCACTTATTTGAAGAACTTGCCATGGATGTGTATGATGAAGTTGACAGGAGGGAAACAGATGCAG TTTGGCTTGCTACTCAGAATCATAGTACACTTGTGACAGAGACCACAGTGGTACCCTTTCTTCCTGTAAATCCTGAATATTCCTCAACCAGAAATCAG GGAAGACAGAAACTGGCTCGGTTTAATGCTCATGAGTTTGCTACGCTAGTTATAGATATTTTAAGTGATGCCAAACGAAGACAACAGGGGAATCCTCTCTCTGGTTCAAAAG AAAATGTGGAACTGATACTCAAATCAATCAGCAATCAACATAGCAGTGAAAGTCAGGATAATGACCAGCCTGATTATGACAGTGTTGCTTCAGATGAAGATACTGATCTGGAAACAAATGCAGCTAAATCAACTAGGCAGAAG AGCCTGGATTCAGATTTGTCAGATGGACCGGTGACAGCCCAAGAGTACATGCAAGTTAAAAATGCACTGGTGGCTTCTGAGGTAAAGATTCAGCAGCTAATGAAAGTGAACATCAACTTGAGTGATGAGCTGAGGATCATGCAGAAAAAG CTTCAAACGCTACAGAGTGAAAATACCAACCTCAGAAGACAGGCCACAACAAATATATATCAGGTCCAAACTGGTTCTGAATACACAGACCCTACCAACAATTCTTCCTTAAAGCGACGACCATCTGCACGGGGTAGCAGGCCCATGTCCATGTATGAGACTGGATCAGGTCAGAAACCCTACCTCCCCATGGGAGAGGTCACATACCCAGAAGAAAGCATAACGAGACTACAACCTTTTCCTCCACAC ATCGGGAGGAGTGCGTTTGTGACCTCCTCTTCATCTCTaccttccttcccctccacgCTTTCCTGGTCAAGGGATGAAAGCACACGAAGG GCCTCgaagctggaaaagcagagcagtgtgccTGAGAGCGACTATGATAACACCACTGCCTctctggagctggaggagacGGG gtcgggcaggaagggaaggcagaggagtGTCATTTGGCAGGGAGAGGGGTCCATCCCTGAGGACACCGacacagcccccagctccaGTTTGCCCAGTACAGAAGATGTGATTCGGAAGACTGAGCAGATCACTAAGAATATTCAGGAACTGCTGCGTGCAGCACAGGAGAACAAGCATGACAG CTATATACCGTGCTCTGAGAGAATACACGTGGCAGTGACAGAAATGGCAGCCTTGTTCCCAAAA AAACCCAAATCTGAACTGGTAAGGACTTCTTTGCGCCTGCTGACATCTAGTGCCTACAGACTCCAATCTGagtgcaaaaaaa cccttcctgTGGAGACGTGTCCCACGACGGACATCCAGCTGGTCACACAGCAGGTCATCCAGTGCGCCTACGACATCGCCAAGGCTGCTAAGCAGCTGGTTACCATCACAACCAAAGAGAACAACAACTGA
- the LOC112533511 gene encoding sodium-dependent serotonin transporter-like — MGERCPMPAGPPQHDGGPGAVPVPPAHPRDKWSKKMDFLLSVVGFAVDLGNVWRFPYICYQNGGGAFLIPYTLMAVFGGVPLFYMELALGQFHRTGAIPIWKHICPIFKGIGFAICIIGLYVSFYYNTIIAWALYYFYSSFSGTLPWASCDNPWNTPNCTNYFGRNNVTWTNFSRSPAEEFYTRKVLELQKSGGLYNVGGIRWQLLLCLFLIFTIVYFSLWKGVKTSGKVVWVTATLPYLVLLILLLRGATLPGAWRGVLFYLRPDWGKLLSTAVWVDAAAQIFFSLGPGFGVLLALASYNHFHNNCYRDALITSAVNCLTSFLSGFVIFTVLGYMAEMRDVEVEDVARDKGPSLLFITYPEAIANMVGSTFFAIIFFLMMITLGLDSTFGGLEAVITAVMDEYPQVLARHRELFVLGLITVCFLGSLSTLTYGGAYVVKLLEEFGAGCSILAVVLLETIAVSWFYGIQRFSHDVKAMLGFTPGLFWKVCWVAISPALLAFIVASSLLEQPPLALFGYQYPAWSTSLGHLIGASSFICIPVYMVYKLVWTPGSLKQRLAVCIRPEKTVRDPQVEAVGMEPAL; from the exons ATGGGGGAGCGCTGCCCCATGCCTGCTGGCCCCCCTCAACACGATGGGGGTCCCGGAGCCGTCCCCGTGCCCCCGGCCCACCCCCGGGACAAATGGAGCAAGAAGATGGATTTCCTCCTCTCGGTCGTTGGGTTCGCCGTCGATCTGGGCAACGTGTGGCGCTTCCCTTACATCTGCTACCAGAACGGAGGGG GAGCCTTTCTCATCCCATACACGCTGATGGCTGTTTTTGGAGGGGTGCCCCTCTTCTACATGGAGCTGGCCCTGGGGCAGTTCCACAGGACGGGAGCCATTCCCATCTGGAAGCACATCTGCCCCATCTTTAAAG GCATCGGTTTTGCCATCTGCATCATTGGCCTCTACGTCTCCTTCTACTACAACACCATCATCGCTTGGGCACTCTATTACTTCTACTCGTCCTTTTCGGGCACCCTGCCCTGGGCGAGCTGTGACAACCCCTGGAACACACCCAACTGCACCAACTACTTTGGGAGGAACAACGTGACCTGGACCAATTTCTCCAGGTCCCCTGCTGAGGAGTTTTATAC GAGGAAGGTCCTGGAGCTTCAGAAGTCTGGTGGTCTGTACAACGTGGGGGGGATCCgctggcagctgctcctctgtctcttcctcatcttcacCATCGTTTACTTCAGCCTGTGGAAAGGGGTGAAAACCTCTGGGAAG GTGGTGTGGGTGACGGCCACGCTGCCCTACCTGGTCCTCCTCATCCTGCTGCTCCGTGGGGCCACCCTGCCTGGTGCCTGGAGGGGGGTCCTCTTCTACTTGCGCCCAGACTGGGGCAAACTGCTGAGCACAGCG GTCTGGGTTGATGCTGCTgcacagattttcttctccttgggTCCCGGATTCGGTGTTCTTCTGGCTCTGGCCAGTTACAACCACTTCCACAACAACTGCTACCG GGATGCACTCATCACCAGTGCGGTGAACTGCCTCACCAGCTTCCTCTCGGGCTTTGTCATCTTCACCGTGCTGGGCTACATGGCTGAGATGCGGGATGTGGAGGTGGAGGATGTAGCCAGAGACAAAG GTCCCAGCCTGCTTTTTATCACCTACCCCGAAGCCATCGCCAACATGGTGGGATCCACCTTCTTCGCCATCATCTTCTTCCTGATGATGATAACGCTGGGGCTGGACAGCACG TTTGGGGGCCTGGAGGCCGTGATCACCGCCGTGATGGAtgaatacccccaggtcctggCCCGGCACAGGGAGCTCTTCGTCCTCGGCCTCATCACAGTCTGCTTCCTGGGCTCGCTGAGCACCCTCACCTAC GGCGGTGCCTACGTGGTGAAGCTGCTGGAGGAGTTCGGTGCCGGCTGCTCCATCCTGGCCGTGGTGCTGCTGGAAACCATAGCTGTGTCCTGGTTCTATG GGATCCAGAGGTTCTCCCATGATGTGAAAGCCATGCTGGGCTTCACCCCAGGGCTGTTCTGGAAGGTGTGCTGGGTGGCcatcagccctgctctgctggca TTCATTGTGGCCAGCTCACTTCTGGAGCAGCCGCCCCTGGCACTTTTTGGCTATCAGTACCCAGCATGGAGCACCTCGCTGGGACACCTCATAGGAGCATCTTCCTTCATCTGCATCCCTGTCTACATGGTGTACAAGCTGGTCTGGACGCCGGGGTCCCTCAAGCAG CGCCTCGCCGTCTGCATTCGGCCGGAGAAAACAGTGCGAGACCCCCAGGTGGAGGCTGTGGGCATGGAGCCGGCCCTGTAG
- the ANKRD13A gene encoding ankyrin repeat domain-containing protein 13A isoform X1: protein MMSSPGRASDAFPLHVLVWNNEYRRLDEELQDQDVDQRDPRGRTLLHLAVSLGYIESAKVLLQHKADVTKENAQGWTVLHEAISTGDPEMVHMILQHRDYQQTSRTLGGVPELLQKINETPDFYVEMKWEFTSWVPLVSRVCPSDVCRIWKSGAKLRVDITLLGFENMSWERGRRSLIFKGEDAEGWAELIEINHDDKFVTTERFEISQHMERLTLGSMTPKRREVERRLTTPIINTCLDTKSIAFERTTSGFWVWRTEKAEGVNGYEAKVYMANNVNVVTKIRTEHLTEEEKKRYKADRSPLESFLGTVEHEYGVQSAVKTTEYATSNNPTAITPEEYFDPEFDLKGRDIGRPKEVTIRTQKFKATLWMSEEFPLSLVEQVTPIIDLMARTSAHFARLRDFITLEFPPGFPVKIEIPLFHVLNARITFENVNSCRTAERTSQTVGSAQGDSGANFEVDQSVFEIPKSYHVQDDGRNIHVHDEDNEIMQFAIQQSLLESSGNKEVGAHSNGAVAYSQDFNIQYQRALQESYLTSTGNSQCSSPSEPSSFEKDLQLAMELSVREQEERERQRREEEDAELQQVLQLSLVEK, encoded by the exons ATGATGAGTTCCCCCGGCAGGGCCAGCGATGCGTTCCCCCTGCATGTCCTGGTGTGGAACAATGAGTACCGGCGGCTGGATGAAGAGCTGCAAGATCAG GATGTTGATCAACGTGATCCCCGGGGCCGGACCTTGCTGCATCTTGCTGTTTCCTTGGGTTACATAGAATCTGCCAAAGTCCTTCTTCAGCACAAGGCAGATGTAACTAAAGAGAATGCACAGGGATGGACAG ttttacatGAGGCTATCAGCACAGGAGATCCAGAGATGGTCCATATGATTCTGCAGCACCGAGACTATCAGCAGACCTCCAGGACGCTTGGAGGAGTCCCTGAGTTACTCCAGAAGATTAATGAG acTCCTGACTTTTatgtggaaatgaaatgggaGTTCACTAGCTGGG TTCCACTGGTTTCTAGAGTTTGTCCGAGTGATGTCTGTCGCATCTGGAAAAGTGGTGCCAAATTGAGAGTTGATATCACATTGCTGGGATTTGAAAACATGagctgggagaggggaaggCGCAGCCTGATCTTCAAGGGAGAAG ATGCTGAAGGTTGGGCAGAGCTAATTGAGATTAACCATGATGATAAGTTTGTTACCACGGAACGTTTTGAGATTTCCCAACACATGGAACGTTTGACACTGGGATCTATGACACCAAAAAGAAGAGAAGTGGAAAGACGCCTTACAACTCCAATTATCAACACGTGCCTTGATACAAAAAGTATTGCTTTTGAAAG AACCACATCTGGATTCTGGGTTTGGAGgactgaaaaagcagaaggtgTAAATggttatgaagcaaag GTGTACATGGCAAACAATGTAAATGTAGTCACAAAGATCAGAACAGAACACttaacagaagaggaaaagaaaagatacaaAG CTGACAGGAGCCCCTTGGAATCGTTTCTGGGTACAGTGGAGCATGAGTACGGTGTTCAG AGTGCAGTGAAGACAACAGAGTATGCCACAAGTAACAATCCCACTGCTATTACTCCAGAGGAATACTTCGATCCAGAATTCGATTTGAAAGGCAGAGATATAGGAAGACCCAAGGAAGTCACCATTCGAACGCAGAA ATTTAAAGCAACCTTGTGGATGAGTGAAGAGTTTCCCTTGTCTCTTGTGGAGCAAGTCACTCCAATCATTGATCTGATGGCCAGAACTAGTGCTCATTTTGCCAGACTAAGGGATTTCATCACTCTGGAATTTCCACCAGGATTCCCTGTCAAAATTG aaattccCTTATTTCATGTGCTGAATGCTCgaattacatttgaaaatgtcaacagctgcaggacagctgAGAGAACATCACAAACAGTTGGAAGTGCGCAGGGGGATTCAG GTGCTAATTTTGAGGTTGACCAGTCAGTGTTTGAGATCCCCAAATCTTACCACGTCCAAGATGATGGTAGGAACATACATGTGCACGATGAGGATAATGAGATTATGCAGTTTGCTATTCAGCAGAGTCTGTTGGAATCCAGTGGAAATAAA GAAGTGGGGGCGCATTCCAATGGAGCAGTTGCATATTCACAGGACTTCAATATACAGTATCAGAG GGCACTGCAGGAGAGCTATCTAACGAGCACAGGTAATTCACAGTGCAGCAGCCCTAGTGAACCTTCTAGTTTTGAAAAAGACTTGCAGCTTGCCATGGAGCTGTCTGTCCGAGAGCAGGAGGAGCGAGAGAGGCAACGCCGTGAGGAGgaagatgcagagctgcagcaagtTCTACAGCTTTCTCTTGTGGAAAAATAG
- the ANKRD13A gene encoding ankyrin repeat domain-containing protein 13A isoform X3: MVHMILQHRDYQQTSRTLGGVPELLQKINETPDFYVEMKWEFTSWVPLVSRVCPSDVCRIWKSGAKLRVDITLLGFENMSWERGRRSLIFKGEDAEGWAELIEINHDDKFVTTERFEISQHMERLTLGSMTPKRREVERRLTTPIINTCLDTKSIAFERTTSGFWVWRTEKAEGVNGYEAKVYMANNVNVVTKIRTEHLTEEEKKRYKADRSPLESFLGTVEHEYGVQSAVKTTEYATSNNPTAITPEEYFDPEFDLKGRDIGRPKEVTIRTQKFKATLWMSEEFPLSLVEQVTPIIDLMARTSAHFARLRDFITLEFPPGFPVKIEIPLFHVLNARITFENVNSCRTAERTSQTVGSAQGDSGANFEVDQSVFEIPKSYHVQDDGRNIHVHDEDNEIMQFAIQQSLLESSGNKEVGAHSNGAVAYSQDFNIQYQRALQESYLTSTGNSQCSSPSEPSSFEKDLQLAMELSVREQEERERQRREEEDAELQQVLQLSLVEK; the protein is encoded by the exons ATGGTCCATATGATTCTGCAGCACCGAGACTATCAGCAGACCTCCAGGACGCTTGGAGGAGTCCCTGAGTTACTCCAGAAGATTAATGAG acTCCTGACTTTTatgtggaaatgaaatgggaGTTCACTAGCTGGG TTCCACTGGTTTCTAGAGTTTGTCCGAGTGATGTCTGTCGCATCTGGAAAAGTGGTGCCAAATTGAGAGTTGATATCACATTGCTGGGATTTGAAAACATGagctgggagaggggaaggCGCAGCCTGATCTTCAAGGGAGAAG ATGCTGAAGGTTGGGCAGAGCTAATTGAGATTAACCATGATGATAAGTTTGTTACCACGGAACGTTTTGAGATTTCCCAACACATGGAACGTTTGACACTGGGATCTATGACACCAAAAAGAAGAGAAGTGGAAAGACGCCTTACAACTCCAATTATCAACACGTGCCTTGATACAAAAAGTATTGCTTTTGAAAG AACCACATCTGGATTCTGGGTTTGGAGgactgaaaaagcagaaggtgTAAATggttatgaagcaaag GTGTACATGGCAAACAATGTAAATGTAGTCACAAAGATCAGAACAGAACACttaacagaagaggaaaagaaaagatacaaAG CTGACAGGAGCCCCTTGGAATCGTTTCTGGGTACAGTGGAGCATGAGTACGGTGTTCAG AGTGCAGTGAAGACAACAGAGTATGCCACAAGTAACAATCCCACTGCTATTACTCCAGAGGAATACTTCGATCCAGAATTCGATTTGAAAGGCAGAGATATAGGAAGACCCAAGGAAGTCACCATTCGAACGCAGAA ATTTAAAGCAACCTTGTGGATGAGTGAAGAGTTTCCCTTGTCTCTTGTGGAGCAAGTCACTCCAATCATTGATCTGATGGCCAGAACTAGTGCTCATTTTGCCAGACTAAGGGATTTCATCACTCTGGAATTTCCACCAGGATTCCCTGTCAAAATTG aaattccCTTATTTCATGTGCTGAATGCTCgaattacatttgaaaatgtcaacagctgcaggacagctgAGAGAACATCACAAACAGTTGGAAGTGCGCAGGGGGATTCAG GTGCTAATTTTGAGGTTGACCAGTCAGTGTTTGAGATCCCCAAATCTTACCACGTCCAAGATGATGGTAGGAACATACATGTGCACGATGAGGATAATGAGATTATGCAGTTTGCTATTCAGCAGAGTCTGTTGGAATCCAGTGGAAATAAA GAAGTGGGGGCGCATTCCAATGGAGCAGTTGCATATTCACAGGACTTCAATATACAGTATCAGAG GGCACTGCAGGAGAGCTATCTAACGAGCACAGGTAATTCACAGTGCAGCAGCCCTAGTGAACCTTCTAGTTTTGAAAAAGACTTGCAGCTTGCCATGGAGCTGTCTGTCCGAGAGCAGGAGGAGCGAGAGAGGCAACGCCGTGAGGAGgaagatgcagagctgcagcaagtTCTACAGCTTTCTCTTGTGGAAAAATAG
- the LOC107051594 gene encoding uncharacterized protein C12orf76 homolog: MSLRGWALAVLAALTPAERSRPYAVLQKQNLVLLGSILSALLLTIVLMAVCVYKPVRRR; encoded by the exons aTGTCGCTGCGCGGCTGGGCGCTGGCCGTGCTGGCCGCCCTGACCCCGGCGGAGCGCAGCCGGCCGTACGCcgtgctgcagaagcagaaccTCG tgctgctgggcagcatcCTCAGCGCCCTGCTGCTCACCATCGTCCTCATGGCCGTCTGCGTCTACAAACCCGTCCGCCGGCGGTAG
- the ANKRD13A gene encoding ankyrin repeat domain-containing protein 13A isoform X2 — protein sequence MAEPAGGTPRMASDAFPLHVLVWNNEYRRLDEELQDQDVDQRDPRGRTLLHLAVSLGYIESAKVLLQHKADVTKENAQGWTVLHEAISTGDPEMVHMILQHRDYQQTSRTLGGVPELLQKINETPDFYVEMKWEFTSWVPLVSRVCPSDVCRIWKSGAKLRVDITLLGFENMSWERGRRSLIFKGEDAEGWAELIEINHDDKFVTTERFEISQHMERLTLGSMTPKRREVERRLTTPIINTCLDTKSIAFERTTSGFWVWRTEKAEGVNGYEAKVYMANNVNVVTKIRTEHLTEEEKKRYKADRSPLESFLGTVEHEYGVQSAVKTTEYATSNNPTAITPEEYFDPEFDLKGRDIGRPKEVTIRTQKFKATLWMSEEFPLSLVEQVTPIIDLMARTSAHFARLRDFITLEFPPGFPVKIEIPLFHVLNARITFENVNSCRTAERTSQTVGSAQGDSGANFEVDQSVFEIPKSYHVQDDGRNIHVHDEDNEIMQFAIQQSLLESSGNKEVGAHSNGAVAYSQDFNIQYQRALQESYLTSTGNSQCSSPSEPSSFEKDLQLAMELSVREQEERERQRREEEDAELQQVLQLSLVEK from the exons ATGGCGGAGCCGGCGGGCGGGACGCCCCGTAT GGCCAGCGATGCGTTCCCCCTGCATGTCCTGGTGTGGAACAATGAGTACCGGCGGCTGGATGAAGAGCTGCAAGATCAG GATGTTGATCAACGTGATCCCCGGGGCCGGACCTTGCTGCATCTTGCTGTTTCCTTGGGTTACATAGAATCTGCCAAAGTCCTTCTTCAGCACAAGGCAGATGTAACTAAAGAGAATGCACAGGGATGGACAG ttttacatGAGGCTATCAGCACAGGAGATCCAGAGATGGTCCATATGATTCTGCAGCACCGAGACTATCAGCAGACCTCCAGGACGCTTGGAGGAGTCCCTGAGTTACTCCAGAAGATTAATGAG acTCCTGACTTTTatgtggaaatgaaatgggaGTTCACTAGCTGGG TTCCACTGGTTTCTAGAGTTTGTCCGAGTGATGTCTGTCGCATCTGGAAAAGTGGTGCCAAATTGAGAGTTGATATCACATTGCTGGGATTTGAAAACATGagctgggagaggggaaggCGCAGCCTGATCTTCAAGGGAGAAG ATGCTGAAGGTTGGGCAGAGCTAATTGAGATTAACCATGATGATAAGTTTGTTACCACGGAACGTTTTGAGATTTCCCAACACATGGAACGTTTGACACTGGGATCTATGACACCAAAAAGAAGAGAAGTGGAAAGACGCCTTACAACTCCAATTATCAACACGTGCCTTGATACAAAAAGTATTGCTTTTGAAAG AACCACATCTGGATTCTGGGTTTGGAGgactgaaaaagcagaaggtgTAAATggttatgaagcaaag GTGTACATGGCAAACAATGTAAATGTAGTCACAAAGATCAGAACAGAACACttaacagaagaggaaaagaaaagatacaaAG CTGACAGGAGCCCCTTGGAATCGTTTCTGGGTACAGTGGAGCATGAGTACGGTGTTCAG AGTGCAGTGAAGACAACAGAGTATGCCACAAGTAACAATCCCACTGCTATTACTCCAGAGGAATACTTCGATCCAGAATTCGATTTGAAAGGCAGAGATATAGGAAGACCCAAGGAAGTCACCATTCGAACGCAGAA ATTTAAAGCAACCTTGTGGATGAGTGAAGAGTTTCCCTTGTCTCTTGTGGAGCAAGTCACTCCAATCATTGATCTGATGGCCAGAACTAGTGCTCATTTTGCCAGACTAAGGGATTTCATCACTCTGGAATTTCCACCAGGATTCCCTGTCAAAATTG aaattccCTTATTTCATGTGCTGAATGCTCgaattacatttgaaaatgtcaacagctgcaggacagctgAGAGAACATCACAAACAGTTGGAAGTGCGCAGGGGGATTCAG GTGCTAATTTTGAGGTTGACCAGTCAGTGTTTGAGATCCCCAAATCTTACCACGTCCAAGATGATGGTAGGAACATACATGTGCACGATGAGGATAATGAGATTATGCAGTTTGCTATTCAGCAGAGTCTGTTGGAATCCAGTGGAAATAAA GAAGTGGGGGCGCATTCCAATGGAGCAGTTGCATATTCACAGGACTTCAATATACAGTATCAGAG GGCACTGCAGGAGAGCTATCTAACGAGCACAGGTAATTCACAGTGCAGCAGCCCTAGTGAACCTTCTAGTTTTGAAAAAGACTTGCAGCTTGCCATGGAGCTGTCTGTCCGAGAGCAGGAGGAGCGAGAGAGGCAACGCCGTGAGGAGgaagatgcagagctgcagcaagtTCTACAGCTTTCTCTTGTGGAAAAATAG